From Salvelinus namaycush isolate Seneca chromosome 24, SaNama_1.0, whole genome shotgun sequence, one genomic window encodes:
- the LOC120019687 gene encoding syntaxin-7-like translates to MAYQYGKVQDPNVLTQTIISNIQKITQQTSEIQRIVNQLGTTQDTTELRQQLQQKQQNVNHLAKETDRCVKEFGSLPVTTEQRQRKIQKDRLINDFSNALANFQKTQRQAAQKEKEFVARVRAESRVSGGFPDDSFGGNGNSFESGGQAQVQSQSQEVAITEEDLQLIQERETSIRQLESDITDINEIFKDLGMMVHEQGDMIDSIEANVETADLHVQNATQQLAQAADYQRKSRKKICILIVVLVVLAVVVGLIIWASVKG, encoded by the exons ATGGCCTACCAGTACGGAAAAGTGCAGGACCCAAATGTGCTTACTCAGACGATAATCTCCAACATCCAGAAGATAACACAACAAA CATCTGAAATACAGAGAATTGTGAATCAGTTGGGAACAACACAAGACACAACTGAGCTCAGACAGCAACT GCAGCAGAAACAGCAAAATGTCAACCACCTTGCCAAAGAAACAGACCGATGTGTGAAGGAATTTGGCTCTTTGCCTGTCACAACTGAACAG CGCCAGAGAAAGATCCAGAAAGATCGCCTTATCAATGACTTCTCCAATGCACTGGCAAATTTCCAAAAGACACAGAGGCAGGCTGCTCAGAAAGAGAAGGAGTTTGTTGCCAGAGTCCGTGCCGAGTCCAGAGTGTCG GGTGGCTTTCCTGACGACAGCTTTGGAGGAAATGGAAACTCCTTTGAAAG TGGGGGACAGGCCCAGGTCCAGTCACAGTCCCAGGAGGTGGCCATCACCGAGGAAGAcctgcagctcatccaggagaGAGAGACTTCCATCAGACAGCTAGAG TCTGATATTACAGATATAAATGAAATATTTAAGGACTTGGGAATGATGGTCCATGAGCAGGGTGATATGATCG ACAGTATAGAGGCCAATGTCGAAACTGCCGACCTTCATGTTCAGAATGCCACCCAGCAGTTAGCACAGGCTGCAGACTATCAG CGCAAATCTAGAAAGAAGATCTGCATTCTCATTGTCGTTCTGGTCGTACTTGCTGTTGTCGTTGGTTTAATCATCTGGGCATCAGTTAAAGGATGA